DNA sequence from the Acidobacteriota bacterium genome:
AAACGGTCGTTTCCTGGCCCATGCCCTGCATCGTCCGTTTTTGCGTGATCTTGTAATCGGCAAACGCCGGCAAGACCGTCAGGGAGAAGATCAAGATAATTCCGATAAATTTCTTCATGTCCGTATAACCCCTTTTGTTGAAATGATGATAGAGAGCTTAAAAGCGTTATCCGGCACGCGTCAGTATCGTAAGCTCGGGCTTCATCGCCTCGATCGAGATCTGGCGGGCGACTTCTTCGGCGACCTTGTCGAAGGCGAGTGCCTGCGGCGAGTCAGGGAACGAGACGACGACCGGAATGCCTTTGTCTCCGCCCTCGCGGACTTCCATGCCCATCGGGACCTCGCCGAGGAAATTGAGGCCGTATTCGTCGCACAATTTCTGGCCGCCGCCGGTGCCGAAGATGGCGTACCTGTTGCCCGTGTCAGGTGCGATGAAGTACGACATATTCTCGATCACGCCGAGCAAAGGAATATTGACCTGCTCAAACATTTTGACGGCACGGCGAACGTCCGACAGCGAAACTTCCTGCGGAGTCGTCACCAGAACAGCTCCCTGAACCGGTACAAGCTGTGCGAGCGAAAGCTGCACGTCGCCCGTTCCAGGCGGCATATCAACGATCAGATAATCGAGCTCGCCCCAATTTACATCGCTCAAAAACTGCCGCACAACGCCATGAAGCATCGGCCCTCGCAGTATCATCGGCTTGTCGGGCGGAACGAGAACGGCCATCGAGATCATTTTGACGCCGTGTGCTTCGATCGGAACGAGCTTGCCGTCGAAAACCTCGGGCTGATCATAGCCCGTGCCGAGCATCATCGGAACGTTCGGCCCGTAAACGTCAGCGTCCATGATGCCGACCTTCGCTCCGTCCTTGGCGAGGGAAACGGCGAGATTGACCGCGACGGTCGATTTGCCGACGCCGCCTTTGCCGCTGGAGACGGCGATAATATTTTTGACGCCGGGAATGGCGATGTTGTTCTTGATCCCACGGCCCTGCGGCACCTCAGCGTCCATTTTGACCTTGACGCTGGTTACGCCCTCGAGCCCGCTGACGATCTCGATCGCCTGTGCCTCCATCAGCTCCTTCACCGGGCAAGCCGGCGTCGTGAGCATGATCGTGAACGACACATCGCCGCCCGAGACCACGAGATCGTGAATAAACCCGAGTGTGACAATATCCTTTCGCAGATCCGGGTCGATGATCTGACTAAGGCCTTCTAAAACGCGTGCTTCTGTAATAGTGCTCATTTAATTTTGTTAAATTAGATTGTAACAAAAACGCCGCGACAACACGCAAGTTTCAACGGTGTGCTGCGCGAGTGACATTCTGGACGCAAGGATTTACGCTTTAGATAATGAGTATCAACGAATACGAACAAATCAGATCGGGCGGCGCCGGATATTACGAACAAAAACGCGGCCTGATCGCCGTTTGGGGCAAGGAAGCCATTCAATTCCTCGATGGCCTGATCACCAACGACATGAAAACGCTCGCGGACGGAGCCCAAATGCTCGCGGCGTTCCCGAATGCGCAAGGCCGGCTGCTCGCAGTCGTATGCGTTTTGCGACAGGGCGATAGGTTTTTGTTCGAGACCGAGGACGCGACGCGGGAAAAGTTATTCGCAAATCTTTTTCGGTTTACGTACGCGGGTGATTTTTTTGTTGAGGATCTCTCGGATAAATATCGGTATTTTGAAGTTTTCAACGGTGACGGGTCAGTACCACCTGCGGCGGTTGTTGGGCCTACCAACAACACTGGCACGTTTTCTGTGCCAGAACCGGGTGGGGCCGTTTTCACCGGAAGCGGATCAACCGGTTATTTTGTGGGGACGGATCAAGCCGACACCTTTGCCTCCGGTCTTGCCGCTAACGGAGCGGTCCAGATAGATGACGACCTCTACGAAATCCTCCGCATCGAGTCCGGCATCCCAAAATACGCCATCGACATGGACGAAACGACCATCGTCCCCGAACTCGGCCTCGACGGCCTGATCTCATACAACAAAGGCTGCTACATCGGCCAGGAGATCATCGCCCGCATCCACTTCCGCGGCCACGTCGCCAAACGCCTGGCCGGGCTCGTGTCAGAACCGGGAGCGATAGCGACTGGGTTCCAAGCCGGAGCGGAACTGACAACTGTAGAAGGGAAGAACGCGGGACGAATAACTTCTGTCACATTTTCGCCAAAGGTCGATAGAACGATCGCCCTCGCTTTTGTTCGATATGATTTTCTTTCCGCTGGAACGGAATTGATCGCAGGCGAAGCAACATGCACGGTGACCGATCTGCCTTTTATTAGCTAGAATGAATATTGCTCAAATCAATATGGAACAACTAGACATCGACCTGCCCAACGCAAAACTCGCGTACACCATCATCCAATCGCTCCTCGACGGCCACGAGGCTCTGAGCGACCTGCTCGTTCTGATGTCACACGCTGTTGACCCCGAAGTGCTCAAGGCGATGACGAACACGGGCGAATGGGAAAAATATCTCGAATCAAAACGGGTTCTTGAGAATACGCATTTGCAGATTGAGAAATTGACTGAGGTGTTAAAGGAACTGGAAAATGCATCGTAGGATTGCCTGCAGGGGGAGCGAAGCAATGTAGCTCCGTTAGGAGCGATATGTTTGTAGATAGGCGATCGTTCACTTCGCCGGAAGCCCCGGAGGGCGGAAGAAAAAGGGGGGGGGGGGTTCAGTGTCGCTCCTCCGGCTGACTGTCGATCGCCTCTTTTACAACTTTCGCTCCTAGGGCTTTTCGGACTCGACGTGAAGCGGTGTATTTGCCTGATTA
Encoded proteins:
- a CDS encoding Mrp/NBP35 family ATP-binding protein, with protein sequence MSTITEARVLEGLSQIIDPDLRKDIVTLGFIHDLVVSGGDVSFTIMLTTPACPVKELMEAQAIEIVSGLEGVTSVKVKMDAEVPQGRGIKNNIAIPGVKNIIAVSSGKGGVGKSTVAVNLAVSLAKDGAKVGIMDADVYGPNVPMMLGTGYDQPEVFDGKLVPIEAHGVKMISMAVLVPPDKPMILRGPMLHGVVRQFLSDVNWGELDYLIVDMPPGTGDVQLSLAQLVPVQGAVLVTTPQEVSLSDVRRAVKMFEQVNIPLLGVIENMSYFIAPDTGNRYAIFGTGGGQKLCDEYGLNFLGEVPMGMEVREGGDKGIPVVVSFPDSPQALAFDKVAEEVARQISIEAMKPELTILTRAG